A stretch of the Desulforamulus ferrireducens genome encodes the following:
- a CDS encoding HlyD family secretion protein — protein MKKKLLPLVLLIAAFIIGGLFMTLDGKDAVSMASAKKSSILTADTLNVSFQGVGGKVTSIQVTEEQQVKQGDVLMTLDPTDIDLQIAKLKTDILQQEVKIEQAKALGDRKEEVERQELAVEAAQQALDLAQLNYDRTKALFDAEAVAQATLDTASHQLETAKNALSQQQASLKKLKTDINNNVYNVELAEKQLETMQVQLQSLEVQKERMTLKAPVDGKVTRIVPKMGENVSAGVPVVVIETDQLYYNIYVDETQISKFKPEGMVSGYVVGLNKNVEGKVRYITAAPQYANMRMSREKGQADVSFFLVRIDVPRTDGLLPGMSVEVNIDESTN, from the coding sequence ATGAAAAAGAAATTATTGCCTCTTGTTCTTCTTATCGCCGCCTTCATTATTGGTGGTTTATTTATGACATTGGATGGCAAAGATGCAGTAAGCATGGCTTCCGCTAAGAAAAGCAGTATATTGACTGCCGATACCCTGAACGTATCCTTTCAAGGGGTGGGTGGCAAGGTGACATCCATTCAGGTCACTGAGGAACAACAGGTTAAGCAGGGGGATGTACTGATGACCTTGGACCCCACCGATATTGATTTGCAAATAGCTAAACTGAAAACTGATATTCTTCAGCAGGAAGTTAAGATAGAACAAGCCAAAGCTCTAGGGGACCGCAAGGAAGAGGTAGAACGTCAAGAATTAGCGGTGGAAGCAGCCCAACAAGCCCTAGACCTGGCACAACTTAATTATGATCGGACAAAGGCGTTATTTGATGCGGAAGCTGTTGCCCAGGCTACCCTTGATACTGCCAGCCATCAGCTAGAGACTGCCAAAAATGCTTTATCCCAGCAACAGGCCAGCCTGAAAAAGCTTAAGACAGATATTAATAACAATGTTTACAATGTGGAACTTGCGGAAAAACAACTGGAAACCATGCAAGTACAACTGCAATCCCTAGAGGTGCAAAAAGAACGTATGACCTTGAAAGCGCCAGTGGATGGTAAAGTGACCCGCATAGTGCCCAAGATGGGGGAAAATGTAAGCGCAGGGGTGCCAGTGGTAGTCATTGAAACTGACCAGTTATATTACAACATCTATGTTGATGAAACCCAAATTTCTAAGTTTAAACCCGAGGGAATGGTATCTGGATATGTTGTAGGCTTGAACAAGAATGTGGAAGGGAAGGTACGTTATATTACTGCTGCGCCTCAATACGCCAACATGAGAATGAGTCGAGAAAAGGGACAAGCTGATGTTAGTTTCTTCCTGGTGCGCATTGATGTGCCACGTACCGATGGGCTGTTGCCGGGCATGTCAGTGGAGGTGAATATTGATGAAAGCACTAATTGA
- a CDS encoding ABC transporter permease: MKALIDEWRFINQGKFIILILLVPLVVAAIFGYIFKNSTVNEAPLAVIDLDHSYYSRQLVNKLDASQYVNVVSVYDNYIEADLLLYNEKHSGVLYLPAGLEAAYLQGKTINMGLYLDMTLSASAGSLRTGVSEVIATENAVKSTSGPLALEQRTLYNPTNSNVMISVMLFINVIMVALFALYTLPIVARLRQEGRLQEELQQPLGIVCRLIPYAVITCASTYLVMGVLKQVGGLRFEANWLLISIPFLLYTISTGLLAMLIGWTAPNTTHASGRIVVLMLPSFLLSGGQVPVALLPELLQWVNKIIPLSLHFKFLRGMAYKGGELHYFIPELGHYLILIGVFLIGIFILMLREKPTQKQTVAEGTLSLEESSSA; the protein is encoded by the coding sequence ATGAAAGCACTAATTGATGAGTGGAGATTTATTAACCAGGGTAAATTTATTATCTTAATCCTGCTTGTTCCTTTAGTAGTGGCAGCTATTTTTGGCTATATCTTTAAAAACAGCACAGTAAACGAAGCACCTCTGGCGGTTATCGACCTTGACCATAGCTACTATAGTAGACAACTAGTTAACAAGTTGGATGCCTCACAATATGTCAATGTTGTTTCCGTTTATGACAACTACATTGAAGCTGACTTACTTCTCTACAATGAAAAACACTCTGGTGTTTTATACCTGCCTGCAGGCTTAGAAGCAGCCTACCTGCAGGGTAAAACCATAAATATGGGCTTATATTTAGATATGACGCTCTCCGCCAGTGCCGGTAGTCTGCGCACGGGAGTCAGTGAGGTGATTGCTACAGAAAACGCCGTCAAAAGCACATCTGGACCATTAGCCCTGGAGCAACGCACCTTGTATAACCCAACCAATAGTAACGTTATGATCTCTGTTATGCTGTTTATTAATGTCATTATGGTCGCCCTCTTTGCTTTATATACCTTACCCATCGTGGCGCGCCTGCGCCAAGAAGGTCGTTTACAGGAGGAATTACAGCAACCTCTGGGTATTGTTTGTCGCTTAATACCCTATGCGGTAATCACCTGTGCCTCAACCTATTTAGTTATGGGGGTGCTTAAACAAGTAGGTGGCCTTCGCTTTGAGGCCAATTGGCTGTTAATATCCATACCGTTTCTTTTGTATACCATCAGTACGGGTTTATTAGCCATGTTAATAGGCTGGACGGCACCCAATACTACCCATGCAAGCGGCAGAATTGTCGTACTTATGTTGCCTTCCTTCTTATTAAGTGGTGGTCAAGTTCCGGTAGCTTTGCTACCCGAACTGCTCCAATGGGTGAACAAGATCATTCCTTTGTCCCTACACTTCAAATTTTTACGGGGTATGGCCTATAAGGGTGGGGAATTGCATTATTTTATTCCCGAATTAGGACACTACCTGATTTTGATTGGTGTATTTTTAATTGGCATCTTTATCCTTATGCTGAGAGAAAAGCCTACCCAAAAGCAAACTGTTGCAGAGGGAACCTTATCTCTTGAGGAAAGCTCAAGTGCTTGA
- a CDS encoding type I restriction-modification system subunit M, with product MLTGEIRNKVDKIWTDIWAGGITNPLTVIEQLTYLMFIRSLDEKELENERFEALTGQAMPKIFPQDEDGQAMRWSKFKTRDAREIFHIVGTKVFPFIKNLNGDSQTAFSRYMEDALFLIPTPQVLQKIITGLDELYEHDIQDLDMQGDLYEYMLGKLSTAGQNGQFRTPKHIRDMMVRLLDPTPDDKICDPACGTAGFLVSVAEYIREKYESVMTDKQWEHFSGEMFTGFDIDRTMLRISAMNLMLHSITKPTIEYVDSVSKQNSITSKYDIILANPPFTGTIDAESINDNLKAVCNTKKTELLFVALFLRMLRKGGRCACIVPDGVLFGSTKAHKALRKELVENHQLEAVISMPSGVFKPYAGVSTAVLVFTKTSAGGTDKVWFYDMKADGFSLDDKRSPIEENDIPDILARFHNLEGEVDRKPTEQSFFVDKAAIVANDYDLSINRYKEVVYEKVEYDPPAVIMARLDKLNQDIASKMEELRGLIK from the coding sequence ATGTTAACAGGAGAAATACGTAATAAAGTTGACAAAATATGGACTGATATTTGGGCTGGGGGGATTACAAACCCTTTAACAGTTATCGAGCAGCTTACTTATTTAATGTTCATTAGATCTTTGGATGAAAAGGAACTGGAGAATGAAAGATTTGAAGCATTGACTGGACAAGCTATGCCCAAAATCTTCCCCCAAGACGAAGATGGGCAAGCTATGCGTTGGAGTAAATTTAAAACCAGGGATGCCAGAGAAATCTTTCATATTGTTGGGACAAAAGTTTTTCCCTTTATAAAGAATTTGAACGGGGATAGTCAGACGGCCTTTTCCCGGTATATGGAGGATGCCCTATTTTTAATTCCAACCCCACAGGTTCTACAGAAGATTATTACCGGGCTAGATGAATTATATGAGCATGATATTCAAGACCTGGATATGCAGGGTGATCTTTATGAATATATGCTTGGGAAATTATCTACTGCTGGTCAGAATGGTCAATTCAGAACACCTAAGCATATTCGCGATATGATGGTCCGTTTGCTTGACCCTACACCGGATGATAAAATCTGTGATCCAGCCTGTGGAACCGCCGGATTCCTTGTTTCTGTAGCCGAATACATTCGGGAAAAATATGAGTCTGTAATGACAGATAAGCAATGGGAACATTTTTCCGGGGAAATGTTTACCGGATTTGATATAGATAGAACCATGCTTCGGATTTCGGCAATGAACCTGATGCTTCATTCAATTACTAAACCTACAATTGAGTATGTTGATAGCGTTTCTAAGCAGAATAGCATCACTTCAAAATATGATATTATCCTAGCCAATCCACCCTTTACCGGTACAATTGATGCGGAAAGCATTAACGATAATCTAAAGGCCGTCTGTAACACGAAAAAGACTGAGCTTTTATTTGTTGCGCTCTTTTTACGAATGCTGCGTAAGGGAGGGCGTTGTGCCTGTATTGTTCCGGATGGGGTTCTGTTTGGCTCCACCAAAGCCCATAAAGCCCTTCGTAAAGAGCTAGTTGAGAATCATCAATTGGAAGCAGTTATATCCATGCCTAGCGGTGTATTTAAACCTTATGCAGGGGTTAGTACAGCCGTATTGGTGTTCACTAAAACCAGTGCAGGCGGGACGGATAAGGTCTGGTTTTATGATATGAAGGCGGATGGATTCTCCTTGGATGATAAACGTTCGCCAATAGAAGAAAATGATATACCCGATATACTTGCTCGTTTCCACAACCTTGAGGGTGAAGTTGACCGTAAGCCGACTGAACAGAGCTTTTTTGTAGACAAGGCTGCCATAGTAGCAAATGACTATGATTTATCAATTAATCGGTATAAAGAAGTTGTCTATGAGAAGGTAGAGTATGATCCGCCTGCAGTGATTATGGCTAGACTTGATAAGCTGAATCAAGATATTGCTTCTAAGATGGAGGAGTTGAGGGGGCTTATTAAGTGA
- a CDS encoding restriction endonuclease subunit S — MIKKKIGEICEIISGYAFDSKLFTDNPLDTPLIRIRDVVRGYTETYTKEDYDKKYIVKKGDLLIGMDGEFNIAPWQSNDALLNQRVCKIWCSSNDVIDKYLFYFLTKTLKKIEQKTSYVTVKHLSVKTINEIEVLLPHLETQKQIAKTLDTVSELLAMRKQQLTELDNLINSIFYDMFGDPLTNEKGWEAKKLGELSTLVSGGTPSRKHQEYFDGTIPWITTVSLGKTFIDERDAVEFINEKAILNSSTKLIKENSLLFGVRVGVGKISINRVAMCTNQDIVSIVDVNQEVLNQVYLLNTIRAFADYFDRQKRGATIQGIKSETLKSINIPIPPMDLQIKFSLIVTKIEDQKALVQKAIDETQYLFDSLMSMYFD; from the coding sequence GTGATAAAAAAGAAAATTGGAGAAATCTGTGAAATCATAAGCGGATATGCATTTGATTCTAAATTATTTACAGACAATCCATTAGATACTCCTTTAATAAGGATAAGAGATGTTGTTAGGGGATATACAGAAACCTATACAAAAGAAGACTATGATAAGAAATATATTGTGAAAAAAGGTGATTTACTTATTGGAATGGATGGTGAATTTAATATTGCGCCATGGCAAAGTAATGACGCTTTGTTAAACCAACGAGTGTGTAAAATCTGGTGTTCATCAAATGATGTAATAGATAAGTACCTTTTTTATTTTTTAACAAAAACATTGAAAAAAATTGAACAAAAAACTTCATATGTAACAGTAAAACATTTATCTGTAAAGACAATTAATGAAATTGAGGTTCTTCTTCCACATTTGGAAACCCAAAAACAAATAGCCAAAACTTTAGACACTGTCTCAGAACTCCTTGCCATGCGCAAACAACAGCTTACAGAACTGGATAACCTTATCAATTCCATCTTTTATGATATGTTCGGTGATCCTTTAACCAATGAAAAGGGATGGGAAGCTAAAAAACTAGGTGAATTATCTACTTTAGTAAGTGGGGGTACTCCATCAAGAAAACATCAGGAATATTTTGATGGTACTATTCCATGGATTACCACAGTATCGCTTGGTAAAACTTTCATAGATGAAAGAGATGCGGTTGAATTTATAAATGAAAAAGCAATATTAAATAGCTCCACTAAACTAATAAAAGAAAATTCCTTATTATTTGGTGTGAGAGTTGGTGTCGGCAAAATATCGATTAATCGAGTAGCAATGTGTACCAATCAAGACATTGTATCTATTGTAGATGTTAATCAAGAAGTTCTAAACCAAGTTTATTTACTTAATACAATTAGAGCTTTTGCTGATTATTTTGATAGACAAAAGCGTGGAGCAACAATTCAAGGTATAAAAAGCGAAACCTTAAAATCTATAAACATACCAATCCCTCCAATGGATTTACAAATTAAATTTTCGCTAATAGTTACTAAAATCGAAGACCAAAAAGCCCTTGTCCAAAAAGCCATCGATGAAACTCAATACCTGTTTGACAGCTTGATGAGCATGTATTTTGATTGA
- a CDS encoding DEAD/DEAH box helicase family protein — protein MSANFDFLKGQSEYALFATACIEAERVLATSPAMSAVGSRKALELAVKWVYSADNTIFMPYKNNLQALIHEPSFKFAVDSQTWNKLRYIINLGNLAVHTDKAISRNEAVLSLAGLFEFIQWLDYCYGQNYEERFFDEAKIPSEQVGLDVDWIKEKESLLEQKEAEIQALLAKIEARSERLTAEKGQHKEERQFTAQDMSEFETRKRYIDVELKLLGWVFGRDVQENVELFGMPNPKGKGYADYVLYGKDGLPLAVIEAKRASKDPKIGAQQAKLYADCLEKMTGRRPIMFITNGFETYIWDDLTSPQRKVSGLFSKADLQKLINRRTERKPLNEIPIDDKITNRYYQKEAIRAVCDAIEQGQRKALLVMATGTGKTRTASSLTDVLSRGGYITNVLFLADRTALVAQAKDAFKTLLPDMSLCNLLSNKEDRNARIVFSTYPTMLNAIDTTKSDNGQRLFTPAHFDLIIIDEAHRSIFKKYRVIFEYFDAIMVGLTATPKTDVDRNTYEFFEMEKGVPTFAYDYETAVKTDHVLVPYHNIEVTTKFMQEGITYEELSEEDKARYEEDFIDEDGNIPELIPPAELNKFIFNQNTVDMVLQDLMNKGIKVAGGDRLGKTIIFAQNKRHAEYIVERFNKLYPQYKGGFAKRVVCDDAYAQTIIQDFKVADKEPHIAVSVDMLETGIDVPEVVNLVFFKYVRSKTKFWQMIGRGTRLCPNLFGEGKDKTHFIIFDYLGNFEFFRINKDGIEPPATQSLTEAIFAKRVRLIQALQEAAYMDEPYQKMRTELIDTVVGQINALNTELVAVKLQLQYVVKYKEKSAFICLNSSDVHDLNKYLAPLVYMDETDEQAKSFDNFMYGLMLAQIETKQAQFKRGKSQLEKTSLELAKRTTIPQVREKIALIKDIGTEEFWESAGILDFERVRLELRNLIKFIVDEGGSKTIYTNLKDEVLLIKEGIELEAAYDFKDYRLKVNRYIENNRDQVAIYKLRNNIPLTAMDYQTLERIFTGELGTAEDYQREFKDTPFGLLVRKIAKLEYDAACQAFSEFINDQSLNQSQIVLVKKVIDYIVQNGYIDNPTELMKPPFDKPQNLMKLFDVSKQKRIIELVSSIKENAIKIVG, from the coding sequence ATGTCTGCAAACTTTGATTTCCTAAAGGGTCAATCTGAATATGCGTTATTCGCCACAGCCTGCATAGAAGCAGAGCGTGTCTTAGCTACATCTCCGGCTATGTCAGCCGTAGGTAGCCGCAAGGCACTTGAACTTGCTGTAAAATGGGTATATTCAGCCGATAACACTATATTCATGCCCTATAAGAACAATTTGCAGGCATTGATTCACGAACCCTCTTTTAAATTTGCAGTGGATAGTCAAACGTGGAATAAACTGCGCTATATTATCAACTTAGGCAATCTGGCAGTTCACACCGATAAAGCCATTAGTCGTAACGAGGCTGTACTTTCTCTTGCCGGTCTTTTTGAGTTTATCCAATGGCTTGATTATTGTTATGGCCAAAATTATGAAGAACGGTTTTTTGATGAAGCTAAAATTCCCTCTGAGCAGGTCGGCTTGGATGTGGATTGGATTAAAGAAAAAGAAAGTCTCCTTGAGCAAAAGGAAGCCGAGATTCAAGCCTTACTAGCTAAGATTGAGGCCAGGAGCGAACGGCTAACGGCTGAGAAAGGGCAGCATAAGGAAGAACGCCAATTTACAGCCCAAGATATGTCCGAATTTGAAACACGCAAAAGATATATTGATGTGGAATTAAAACTGCTCGGATGGGTGTTTGGCAGGGATGTTCAAGAAAATGTAGAGCTTTTCGGTATGCCTAATCCTAAGGGAAAAGGCTATGCTGATTATGTTTTATATGGCAAGGATGGTTTACCCCTTGCTGTTATTGAAGCCAAACGCGCCTCAAAGGACCCCAAAATTGGAGCTCAACAAGCAAAACTCTATGCTGACTGTCTAGAAAAAATGACAGGCAGACGTCCCATTATGTTCATTACCAATGGCTTTGAAACCTACATTTGGGACGATCTTACCTCTCCCCAACGTAAAGTAAGTGGGCTATTCTCTAAGGCAGATCTTCAGAAGTTAATCAATCGTCGTACTGAACGTAAACCGTTAAACGAGATTCCAATAGATGATAAAATCACCAATCGCTATTACCAAAAGGAAGCCATCCGTGCCGTATGTGATGCTATCGAACAAGGCCAGCGAAAAGCACTGCTGGTCATGGCAACGGGAACCGGTAAGACAAGAACAGCATCCAGTTTGACTGACGTGCTATCCCGGGGTGGCTACATCACAAATGTTCTATTTTTAGCAGATAGAACAGCACTGGTTGCCCAAGCTAAAGACGCCTTTAAGACCCTTCTTCCTGATATGTCCTTATGCAATCTTCTGAGTAACAAAGAGGATCGCAATGCCCGTATTGTCTTTTCCACATATCCAACAATGCTTAACGCTATCGATACCACCAAGAGTGATAATGGACAGCGTTTGTTCACCCCTGCCCATTTTGACTTAATTATAATCGATGAAGCCCATCGTAGTATTTTCAAAAAATACAGGGTTATCTTTGAGTATTTTGATGCCATTATGGTTGGTTTAACAGCCACCCCCAAGACAGATGTGGACAGGAATACCTACGAATTCTTTGAAATGGAAAAAGGGGTTCCTACCTTTGCCTATGATTATGAAACAGCGGTAAAAACCGACCATGTCTTGGTTCCTTATCATAATATCGAGGTTACCACTAAGTTCATGCAAGAGGGAATTACTTACGAGGAACTGTCAGAGGAGGATAAAGCTCGCTATGAAGAAGATTTCATAGATGAAGATGGTAATATACCCGAATTAATTCCGCCTGCAGAGCTTAATAAATTTATTTTCAACCAAAACACTGTTGATATGGTTTTACAAGACTTAATGAACAAGGGAATTAAGGTTGCTGGTGGGGATAGACTGGGCAAAACCATAATCTTTGCTCAAAACAAACGCCATGCTGAATATATTGTGGAAAGATTTAATAAGCTCTATCCGCAATATAAAGGTGGCTTTGCCAAGCGTGTGGTGTGTGACGATGCTTACGCCCAAACCATCATTCAAGACTTTAAAGTTGCTGATAAAGAACCGCATATTGCTGTGTCTGTGGACATGCTGGAAACAGGAATCGATGTGCCGGAGGTTGTCAATCTTGTCTTCTTTAAATATGTCCGCTCTAAAACCAAGTTCTGGCAAATGATCGGCCGGGGAACACGGCTTTGCCCCAATCTTTTTGGCGAAGGGAAGGATAAAACCCATTTCATCATTTTTGACTATCTGGGGAACTTTGAGTTCTTCCGTATTAATAAAGATGGCATTGAACCTCCGGCAACGCAGAGTCTTACTGAAGCAATATTTGCAAAGCGTGTGCGCTTAATTCAAGCTCTCCAAGAGGCAGCCTATATGGATGAACCCTATCAAAAGATGCGCACAGAATTAATTGACACAGTGGTCGGCCAAATCAATGCCTTGAATACTGAGCTGGTAGCTGTGAAACTGCAATTGCAGTACGTTGTAAAGTACAAAGAAAAGAGTGCCTTCATATGCCTTAATAGCTCCGATGTCCATGACCTAAATAAGTACTTAGCTCCATTAGTATACATGGACGAAACAGATGAACAGGCCAAAAGTTTCGATAATTTTATGTACGGATTAATGCTAGCACAAATTGAGACTAAGCAAGCTCAGTTCAAAAGAGGTAAAAGTCAACTGGAAAAAACATCCCTGGAACTTGCTAAGAGGACCACGATACCGCAAGTCCGAGAAAAGATAGCCTTAATTAAAGATATTGGAACAGAAGAATTTTGGGAAAGTGCTGGCATATTGGACTTTGAAAGAGTTCGCCTAGAGCTACGTAATCTCATTAAATTTATTGTAGATGAGGGCGGTAGCAAGACTATATATACTAACCTAAAGGACGAAGTACTTTTAATTAAAGAAGGAATAGAGTTAGAAGCTGCTTATGACTTTAAAGACTATAGGCTAAAGGTTAACCGGTATATTGAGAATAATCGTGACCAAGTTGCTATTTATAAGCTGCGCAACAATATTCCTCTTACGGCAATGGATTACCAGACCTTAGAGCGTATTTTTACTGGAGAGCTTGGTACAGCAGAAGACTATCAACGTGAATTCAAGGATACCCCCTTTGGCTTACTTGTCCGTAAAATTGCTAAGTTGGAGTATGATGCGGCATGTCAGGCATTCTCGGAATTCATCAACGACCAGTCTCTCAATCAATCGCAGATCGTATTAGTAAAGAAGGTCATCGATTACATCGTTCAAAATGGGTATATTGATAATCCCACAGAACTAATGAAACCACCCTTTGACAAGCCGCAAAATCTTATGAAACTGTTTGATGTCTCAAAGCAAAAGAGAATCATCGAACTTGTATCATCAATAAAGGAAAACGCAATAAAGATAGTCGGATAA
- a CDS encoding restriction endonuclease, whose translation MSLPEKTFWGIHAGKTGDADNLFLKKNYIALGWARIGDLSKIPADREAFKKKIVEKYPDNKPGSVPVDAGQLYRFVHVMKKGDIVIYPSKKDRNVHLGIVEGEYKYDPSIVSGYPNLRQVRWIKHVPRTILSQGALYEIGAAMSLFQVKNYAEEFQNTIDGKQQPLPVKKDETIALVAEEIEESTRDFILKKLAQELKGHPFAEFVGHLLNCMGYRTRISPEGPDGGIDIVAHKDELGFEPPIIKVQVKSTEGSVGDPIVSALYGKVSPGEYGLLVCLGTFTNQAKNFAKSKSNLRLIDGNDMVDLILQYYEQFDSRYKGLIPLKRVYVPEVIEESNE comes from the coding sequence ATGTCATTACCCGAAAAAACATTTTGGGGAATACATGCCGGTAAAACTGGCGATGCCGATAATTTATTCTTAAAAAAGAATTATATTGCACTAGGGTGGGCAAGGATTGGTGATTTATCTAAAATTCCTGCTGACAGAGAGGCTTTCAAGAAAAAAATAGTTGAAAAATATCCCGATAATAAACCTGGTTCTGTACCAGTGGACGCTGGTCAGTTATACCGCTTTGTTCATGTGATGAAGAAAGGTGATATAGTTATTTATCCTTCTAAAAAGGATAGAAATGTTCATCTGGGTATAGTAGAGGGGGAGTACAAGTACGATCCAAGTATTGTGTCTGGATACCCAAATCTAAGGCAGGTTAGATGGATAAAACATGTTCCCAGGACTATTCTTAGCCAGGGCGCTTTATATGAAATTGGAGCAGCTATGAGCCTTTTTCAAGTTAAGAATTATGCAGAGGAATTTCAAAACACTATTGATGGTAAGCAACAACCTCTACCTGTCAAAAAGGATGAAACAATAGCTTTGGTTGCCGAAGAAATTGAGGAAAGCACTCGTGACTTTATACTTAAAAAATTAGCTCAAGAATTAAAAGGCCATCCATTTGCTGAATTTGTTGGTCATTTGCTTAACTGTATGGGATATAGAACCAGGATATCCCCTGAAGGGCCAGACGGAGGAATAGATATAGTTGCACATAAGGATGAACTAGGTTTTGAGCCGCCAATCATAAAGGTTCAAGTAAAGAGTACAGAAGGAAGTGTAGGAGATCCAATTGTTTCAGCATTATATGGTAAGGTATCCCCAGGTGAGTATGGACTCTTAGTTTGCTTGGGAACATTCACAAATCAGGCAAAAAACTTTGCTAAGAGTAAAAGTAATTTAAGGCTAATAGATGGTAATGATATGGTGGATCTTATTTTACAATACTACGAACAATTTGACTCACGTTATAAAGGATTAATACCTTTAAAAAGGGTTTATGTGCCAGAGGTAATAGAAGAATCTAATGAGTAG
- a CDS encoding DUF2250 domain-containing protein, with the protein MLVFDAKYLSDEDIWAIIEQIYTERAEVEKLLGQPEISTDPQRMPELAKQLFQLNEKCLLFDHLKRVVQDLREMIELLSQDGLDVEKLEPQELMEKHELAGLYLELLAEKQATARQVYNLLISMGLMDIEIEDDKDIEILQFIDYAGPEYAWRLGINVGLDVEESRKRLEKLLAKGLLERVPGNMLEGYHRQKDWVKHMNHTYYRITREGRHYLRKLRTGLEDLSQGEGRGI; encoded by the coding sequence ATGTTGGTTTTTGATGCGAAATACCTCAGCGATGAGGATATATGGGCGATAATTGAGCAAATCTATACGGAACGAGCAGAGGTTGAGAAGTTATTAGGTCAACCCGAGATTAGTACCGATCCCCAAAGGATGCCGGAACTGGCGAAACAACTATTCCAGTTGAATGAAAAGTGTTTGCTGTTCGATCATTTAAAAAGGGTCGTGCAGGATCTGCGGGAAATGATCGAGCTGCTTTCTCAAGACGGTCTTGATGTGGAAAAACTGGAGCCTCAAGAGTTAATGGAAAAACATGAGTTAGCCGGTTTGTACTTAGAGCTTCTGGCAGAGAAACAAGCTACAGCACGACAGGTGTATAACCTGCTAATAAGTATGGGACTCATGGATATTGAAATCGAGGATGATAAGGATATCGAAATCCTCCAGTTTATTGACTATGCCGGTCCGGAATATGCCTGGCGTCTAGGGATCAATGTAGGTCTTGATGTGGAGGAATCCCGCAAACGCTTGGAAAAGCTGCTGGCCAAGGGCCTCTTGGAAAGGGTGCCCGGCAACATGCTGGAAGGTTATCATCGACAGAAGGACTGGGTGAAACACATGAATCATACCTATTACAGAATTACTCGGGAGGGACGACACTATTTAAGAAAGTTGCGCACGGGTTTAGAGGATTTATCGCAGGGAGAAGGTCGTGGGATATAA